In Streptococcus pneumoniae, the sequence GATTAAATTCATGTTCATACCAACGTTTCAAAAAAGAGTAAGGATTTTCAAACTGGATGAAAAAACTGTTCATCCCAATCTTAGGTAGCCAATCAATGAAATCTAGTATATTTTCAAATGAATCCGCTCCCTCTATACATACTCCCCTATGATAGTAACTGGCTGTTTCATCTATAGATAGCTGTTTATCTAAAAAATCTTCAAATCGTAACTCTGGAACAAAGTCATGTCTGCGCCCTGGTCTAGTATACACAACCCCAAATTCATGAAACATTCGGTAAATTCCAATAAGTAAACCTACAATTGTATTAGACTCAATTCTTCCCTTACCCTTGTCTAATGAGATAAGAACATGGTCTTTTCTGTCCTCTTTATTGACTAATCCTACAAAAATATCCGCTTCCTTCTCCTCGACAAGCTCTATGTTAGTCTTAAAGACCCGATTCATATAGTAACTTAATTCCTCTAAGGCAAAGCTAGAATAAGTATTTTTCTGTTGATCAAATACTCTGATAACCATCTTATTTCCCTCCAACAGTAGCTTTTTCTTTTTCAAGATTGCGTTTATCTGCAATTTTGAAGAATGGATAATAAATTGCTACAGAAACCAAAATCAAAACAACTTGTAATAGAGCTCCTCGCCAACTAGCCCCTGTTGCAAGGAAGCCTCCTATAATCGGTGGCATTGTCCACGGAAGGATTACACCTGTTGTATAGGGTACTAATCCTACAGCCATTGATACATAGGTAATCAAGGCATTGATTGTAGGAGTAGCAATAAACGGAATCAGCATAATCGGATTTAAAACTGTTGGAAACGTAAATAGAATAGCTGTATTGATATTAAAAATAGACGGTATAATAGCTAGCTTACCTAATGTTTTATTCGCACGACTCTTACTAAATAGGAAGAGACAAATCGCAAGACCAATAGTCGCTCCACCGCCACCAATAAATACAAATAAATCTTTAAACGGTAATGTAATAATGTGTTGGAGTGTTTGTCCTGCAGCCACAGCTTCTTGGTTTTCTATAGTAAATTGTAACCAAACTGGATCTACAAAAGCATTTAAAACTTGTCCCCCATTAACTCCACAGAACCAAAAGAATGAGTTTACAATAACACATAGAATCATACCTGGAAGCGTTCCTGCAATTAACTTAAGCGGTGTTCCAACAATTGCACCTAGGAGTCCGTTGAGACCTCCTGCAACTCCTGCCGCTTCAAGACCTTTTAAGACCAGAGCCCACAAAACAAAAGTAGTAAAGCCAGGTAAAAGAGCTGAAAATGATTTACTTACCACATCTGGGACACCACTTGGCATTTTTATCGTAATTCCGCGCTGGATAAACATACGATAAATCTCTGCTGTAACCAATCCAATAGTAATCGCCATAAACAAAGAAGATGCATTCAGGCTAGAAAATGGTATTGCGCCGCCAAATAACTGCTTGACCTGCTCCCCATTTTTATCATAAACCATACTCGAAAAACGAGGTGCCATCAATACAAAACTGGATAAGGCTATGATCCCTGCCGACGGACCATCTGTACCATATCCTTCCGACAACCTGTAGGCAATACCGAAACAAGCGACCAAGGAGATAATCGCTACTGTTGACTGATTCATAGTTGTCAAGATACTTAGCAATCCAACACTATTCAGCCAATTTGTAAAATCCTCTTGAGGCCAACTGATTAGAATAAGAAATAAAGATCCGACTAAAATCAAAGGCATTGCCATCATAAATCCTTCACGAATAGCTTTCAAATGCCGTTGGTTGCCAACTTTTTCACCAAACGGAGCGACTTTTGTTTCTAAAAACGCTAAAATATTGTTCATCACCGGAACTCCTTTTTTTATTTTTTATAAATTAAATATACCACTAACAGAAAGCGTTGTCAATATATTTTTTGTTGTTTTTACAATATTTTTTTCTTTGTATAGAATAATAATTTTAATTGATTTTTTCTTATGTTTAATATAAAATAAACCAAAGGAGGAAACAAATGATTACAAAACAATCAGCCTTTTTACAAAATAGAGCCACTATACTGGAGTTTCTATATCGAAATCCAGCAACATCCCGTACAGATATTGTTAATGAAACAGGACTTACTCCAGCAACAACGACTAACATCATAAAAGAGCTAAGCGAACAGTCCCTCATATACGAAACTGGTGATGAATTTAGCGAGTTTTCCGGATCTGGAAGACGTAGAAAAACTATTTCTATCACAGATAATATTCCGTATGTTGTTGGAGGTATTGAAATAAACGTCCTAGGTATCTTTCTCAGTCTATGTGACTTACAAGGGAAAACTCTTTTCGAGACAGAAATTTTGAATGAAGATTATCCTATTTCAGAAATCAATTCCACCATTACCAATATGATAAAAACAGCTATAGAGTACGTCCCTTTGGAAACAAAATTACTTGGATTTGGCTTATCAATACCTGGACATTATAACAAAGACTCCGGAAGTATCATTACAAACAACCCCATATGGGAATCTTTTAATTTATTAAATGTAATTAAAAGATTCAATTTTCCTTTTATTGTAAAAAATAATATCGATTGTATGGCTATAGGACAATACCTTTTTAATCCACACAATACCCCCGATAACTTTATTTTCCTACACGCTGGATTAGGTATTTACACTTCCTTTTTCACAAAAGAAAAAATAGGAGCCTCTAAAAATCCTTATATCGGAGAAATTGGACACACCATTGTCGAATTGAATGGGCAATATTGTGAATGCGGAAAAAAAGGTTGTTTACAAACATATATTTCGGATGCTTGGTTAATCAAACACGCCCAATTATTATTTAAAAATTCCCAACTAACTGTACTAAAAAGCCTTGTAAAGACTGAAAAAGACATTCATTTAGACACCCTTTTAACGGCTTATAATTTAGGCGACTCCGCTTTACGTCAACAAATTGATAAAGGAGTCAATTTATTAGCCACTTCTATTGCAAATCTTCTCCTCATCAATCCTGCTGATAAAATCTATATCAACAGTCAATTGCTTAATTATCAACCTTTCACTCATGAAGTCAGGGATAAAATCCAAGACCAGCTCCACTTCGTTCCCTTTACTCGTAATATAGAAATTGAAATTTTACCTTACAACAAACATCGTGGAAGTATAGGAGCTTGTGCATTAGCTATCGTTGCTTTTTTCATAGAGCATAGCAATGTATTACAAGATATTATTTCACCTTAATATATATTAGAAATCTATAGACCTGTTTAAATCAACTATAACCTGTAGTAAATATCTCGTATTTAGACAATATGAAAACAAGACGACTTCCATATAGGAAACCGCCTTCTCTCTATGTTGAGTGATTTATATTAAAATAACTTTTCTTCTAGCTGCATTTTATTATTATAAAAACATTCATCATAACCCCCAGAACTTAAATAACAATTTTTATTCAAGATACATACTCCTAGAATAAACTTTATATGAAATCCCCATTTTTGTTTTTACAATTCTCCTTATACTCAATGAAAATCAAAGAGCAAACTAGGAAGCTAGCTGCAGGCTGCTCAAAACACTGTTTTGAGGTTGTAGATAGAACTGACGAAGTCAGTAACATCTATACGGTAAGGCGACGCTGACGTGGTTTGAAGAGATTTTCGAAAAGTATTAGTTAAATCTTGTTTAATATCTCTACACCATACTATTTTACATATATTATTTAGCGCCACATAGTACTGAACTCTCTCCAAAAACGGTTATGCCTCTTTGAATAGGGCGTTATCACAAGAAAAGCATCTCCACGTTTCAACTTCATATGGCTCAAAAACAATCAATTGATGCTAAAACCTGTACCTAGATGTTTCGGTTCATAAAACCATGAAACTGTAAAAGTGGATGAAATTGATAGCGATAGTCAAATCAAGAGGCATCATAACTCTAAAAAGTCACAATATATAAGTTCATCCTCGGAAAAATATCATTCTAATTGTTGAAATGGATATATAAACAGGGGTATTAACATTAAATGCTCATGAAACAACGAATACAGGTATCAAAACTATGACAAAACAAGTCCCTAAATTTACTAAAGACACTGCTCAACTTTACACCTGTAAATGGTTGTTGTATAATAAAGTTACAAAGATGTACGACCACACTGTTGTAAATCATAGTGTTCGCGAATATATTACTGATAGCATTTCTACAAATACAATTGAAGAGGCTGGATAGGCTTTAAACGAAATATGTCAGTGTTTTGGCATTCCTAGCCTTAATATCATTTAAAGAATTGTATAGATAAAATTTTTTCCAATACAGACACTCGTAACAACTGCTTCATTTTTCTACCAACATATTTAGGAACAGGATAAGATACAAGAGGATTAATCCATAAATCAGTTCTATACCAATCTAAGACAAATAAGCTAAAAAAACGATTGATAATAAGCAAATAGATTCCAAATTTTCTCTATCTGCTCATTTTAATAAACAATACTAGTGTAACTATCCTTCCAGTCAGAAACTTGTCAAATCACACCGAAAACTCTTCTAAAATTTATCTCGTTAGGCAATCAAGCAAAAACTCGACGATAGTACAAACATTATCATACAGAATTGACTGCCTAAATTATATACTTTAGTAAGGTTTTCGGATAAGAAAAAAGGTTCATTTTACATTTCTAAACATTCTTTTCTAAGATGAAAAACAGAATTTTTCGATTGTGATTTAAAGCAACAAGAAGATTTTCAGTATCATCCTATAGATACGAGCTAATTAAGAAAAACTACATTTTTGAATATAAACTACAATAATATAAACTAAATTTTATAGGAGGAAGACAATGGATTGGTACGATTATATGATACAGGCATCCAAACAATCACAATTCAACGCAAGCCATTGGTTTCGCTATTTGCGAAAAGTTATTTTTGAAGACTATTCTTATTTAACAAACCAAGATGTAGAAAAGTTGCTAGACTCCAAAGAACTAACCCGTTTTCAAAAAATTAGCTTGAAGTATGCCTTTCAAGAGCATACTCCAACTCATAAATATGTGATTTCATTAAATAAACCTGCTAAGTTAACCAATGTTCAAAAATTGATGGAGAAATACAAACATGGATAAAATGAAACCGGTCTTCCAAGCCCTAAATAAGAAATTAATTCAGGAAAATCTGACTTTAACAATTATGGTTATGTCTTAGAATATCATGGTTTACGTGCCACACAAGATGTTGATGCTTTTTATGACCAAAATCAGAAAATCAATGAAATTATTGCTCGTGTAGGAAAACAGTTTAATCTTAACATCCACGAAGAGTTATGGCTCAACAATCATGTTGCAAAGCAAATATGAACAAACAACCTCCCTTAAGTTTATGCGAATCCTTGTACTCATTTGAGAATCTGACCGTTTTAGTAGTCCCTATTGAGTATGTGTTAGGAATGAAGATGATGAGTATCAGAGAGCAGGATTTGCAAGATATTGGTGCAATTATTAAATACAAAAACTTTCATTCACCATTCGATACCTTTAAATATTTAAAAGACATGGGATTTGATACTATTGACCTCTCTGTTCTATTAGAAGGTTTTAGTTATGCTTATGGTATGGATTGGTTAGAAAAATTTTTTAAAGAAAATCAAGATAAACTTCGCGAATTTTATTAACAGTATCAAACAAGATGATTGTCAATTAGCCAGTCGTCTTATTTTTATGATGAAATGAAATGAAATAAAATCGGAACAAATCACTTAGAGAATTCCAGTCAATTTCTAGCACTGTTTGAGCCGTTTCAGCGGACTATAGTAAAATGAAATAAGAATAGGACAAATCGATCAGGACAGTCAAATCGATTTCTAAGAATGTTTTAGAAGTAAAGGTGTACTATTCTAGTTTCAATCTATTATATTTCAGATTCGGTCCACTGTTCCTTCCCAAAAACATTGCATATTGCGCCGAAGGAATTGCTCATACTATCCCAAGCACAAAACCCTCAGTCGTTTGACCGAGGGTTCCTTTTTATTATTCAAGAACTTGATTAGCTCAATGCATCCAAGGCGTCATCCATTGAAAGAACTTCGTGGAAGACACGTTGTGTCAATTCAGTTTTTTGTTCTGGAGTGAGGTATTTAGTGTTTACACAGTATCCAGAGATACGTACGATAACGTCTTCGCCTGACATGATTTTTTCGTAAACATCGTTCAAGTCCATAACGTTCAAGTTAACGTGTTGTCCACCGTTTTCGAAGTAACCATCAAGGATTGTTACCAAGTTATCAACTTGTTCATCACGAGTCTTACCAAGAGCGCGAGGTGATACTTGTGTAGTCAATGAGATACCGTCAGCTGCATAACTAAAGTCAAGGCTAGAAAGTGAGTTCAAGTTTTGCAACCAACCACCTTTAGCTTTGTTAGATGGGTTAGCACCTGGTGAGAAGAATTCAAGTTTAGACAAGTTCACAGAACCATCTTCGTTGAGGTATACACCTTTGTGAACTGGTGAGTTACCAGTTTGTTTAGAGTAAGCAACGTTAGATGTGATTGTCAAAAGTGATACTGTAGCTTCTGCGTCTTTGTATAGTTTGTGGCTACGTAGACGAGTTGTGTAAGCTTCGATCAACCATTCTGCCAATTCGTTTGAACGTGGGTCATCTTCACCCCAGCGTGGGTAGTCACCGATTGTTTCGTAATCGTAGATGTAGCCATCTTCGTCACGGATTGGTTTAACTGTAGCGTATTTGATAGCTGACAATGTATCAACAGTGTTAGCAAATCCACAGATACCGAATCCCATGTTGGCACGTTGTTTAGTTGGCAAGAAGGCCATTTGAACAGCTTCGTAGTTGTACCTATCAGTCATGTAGTGGATGATGTTCAAGGCATCTACGTAAGTGTCAGTCAACCAGTCAAGAGATTTTTCAAAGTTCGCTTTAACTGATTCGAATTCAAGAACTTCGTCACGAATAGGATCGATGTCAAATACTTTGTAGTCTTTGTGAACATCGTCGTAACCACCATTCAAACCAGTAAGAAGGGCTTTAAGAACGTTTACACGAGCACCGAAGTACTGGATGTTGTGGCGTTGTTCTTCATTTTCTGGATCAAGTGGAGACACACAGCATGAGATACAGCTCATTTCACCATATCCGTCTTTAGCCATTGTTGTTACACCTTCGTATTGGATAGAAGAGTGTTTGTGGCTCATGTGCATACAGTAGCGACGGAAGTTGTATGGCAATTTGTCAGTCCAAAGAACTGTCAAGTTTGGTTCTGGTGAGTTACCGATGTTGTCAAGAGTGTTCAAGAAACGGTAGTCCATCTTAGTAACACGGTGACGACCGTCGTTACCCATACCAGCCATAGAAGTTGTGATAAAGGTTGGGTCACCTGAGTACAATTGGTCATAAGCTTTTGTACGAGCAAATTTAACTGTACGAAGTTTCATAACGAAATCATCAACGAATTCTTGGATTTCTGATTCAGTAAATGTACCACGAGCAAGGTCACGTTCTGCAAAGATGTCCAATACGATTGGTACACGACCTAGAGATGTAGCAGCACCGTTAATCACACGGCAGACAGCCATGAAAGCAATGTTAACCCATTGGATTGCTTCTTTCACGTTCATCGCTGGTTTGCGAACATCAACCCCGTAAAGGTCACCCAGGCGAACAACTTGTTGCAATGCTTGGTATTGAAGGTTTACTTCTTCACGAAGACGGATTGTTTCTTCATCGATTTCTTTGATTGCATTCCAGTCGTTTACTTTTTCTTGCATCAAGTAGTCTGCACCGTAAAGAGCAAGACGTGCGTAAACACCGATGATACGTCCGCGTGAGTATGCATCTGGAAGACCAGTTACAGTGTGTGCATGACGAGCGCGACGAATATTTGAAGTGTAGGCACGGAAAATACCGTCGTTAACTGTTGTTACATATTTAGTGAAGATTTCGTGAACAGCTGGGTCTGGTTCGTATCCATTTTCTTTTAAAGTAGTTTCAGCCATACGGATACCACCTTTTGGCATGAAGTTCAATTTGAAGAGTTCATCATTTTGGATACCAAAGATAACTTCATTTTCTTTGTCGATAAATCCAGCAGGGATATCAGCGATAGATGTTGGACGAGTGTCCATTGGGAAACGAGTTTCTTCGTAGTGTGCTTTAGTTTCTTCTACAATTTTCTTGATGTGAAGTGAACGCTCTGTTGGTCCTGCAAGGAAGCTTTCGTCTCCATCATAAGGTGTGTAGTTAGCTTGTACAAAGCGTGATACACTTGCTTTTTCTTTCCAATCTACGCCTTTGAAGCCTTCCCAAGCTTTGTCAAAAATATCTTGTGCTTCAACAACCGTCTTAACAACCATATTAATGTCCTCTTTTTTCTAGTAACAGTCATCTGTTACATTCATAAGACAAGTATACCATAAAGTAATCGATTTCAACAAGTGCAAAATCCCTATTTTTACACTTTCTTTTCTAAAACAGTCTATATTTTATTTCAAACTGTATTATATTTTTGAAAAAAAATAAAGTCCTTTTTTCTTTTTTTCAGAAAAAAGGGTATAATAAAAGAAAATAAGCAGTAACACTCAATGGAAATCGAAAAGCAAACTAGGAAGCTAGCCGCAGGCTGCTCAAAGCACTGCTTTGAGGTTGTAAATAGAACTGACGAAGTCAGCTCAAAATACTGTTTTGAGGTTGCAGATGGAAGCTGACGTGGTTTGAAGAGATTTTCGAAGAGTATAAAAAGGTGCTAGGCATGTTGATTTTTCCTTTGTTAAATGATTTGTCAAGAAAAATCATCCATATTGACATGGATGCCTTTTTTGCTGCGGTGGAAATCAAGGATAATCCTAAACTCAGAGGAAAACCTGTCATTATTGGAAGCGACCCTCGGCAAACAGGTGGACGGGGAGTCGTTTCTACCTGTAGCTATGAGGCTCGAGCTTTTGGTGTCCATTCTGCCATGAGTTCCAAGGAAGCTTATGAACGTTGTCCCCAGGCCGTCTTTATCTCAGGAAATTATGAGAAATACAAAGCTGTGGGACTCCAGATTCGAGCTATTTTTAAGCGCTATACAGATTTGATTGAACCCATGAGCATTGACGAAGCCTATTTGGATGTGACAGAAAATAAACTCGGTATCAAGTCAGCGGTCAAAATTGCTCGCCTCATTCAAAAAGATATCTGGCAAGAACTCCATCTAACTGCTTCTGCCGGTATTTCCTACAACAAGTTCTTAGCTAAAATGGCGAGTGATTATCAAAAACCTCATGGTTTGACAGTGATTCTACCTGAACAGGCTGAGAATTTTCTCAAACAAATGGATATTTCCAAATTTCATGGAGTAGGAAAAAAGACAGTAGAACGTCTTCATCAAATGGGCGTTTTTACTGGTGCTGATTTACTTGAAGTTCCTGAGGTGACCCTAATAGACCGTTTTGGTAGACTAGGCTATGATCTGTATCGAAAGGCTCGTGGCATTCACAACTCTCCAGTCAAATCCAATCGCATCCGTAAATCAATCGGCAAGGAGAAAACCTACGGGAAGATTCTCCGTGCTGAGGAAGATATCAAAAAAGAGCTGACTCTTCTATCAGAAAAAGTCGCTCTCAATCTACATCAACAAGAAAAAGCTGGAAAAATTGTCATTTTGAAAATCCGCTACGAGGACTTTTCAACTCTTACCAAACGAAAAAGTCTTGCTCAAAAAACACAAGATGCTAGTCAGATAAGCCAAATAGCCCTGCAACTCTATGAAGAATTAAGCGAGAAAGAAAGAGGTGTCCGCCTATTGGGGATTACCCTGACTGGATTTTAAAGCTCAATGAAAATCAAAGAGCAAACTAGGAAGCTAGCCGCAGGCTGCTCAAAACACTGTTTTGAGGTTGCAGATAAAGCTGACGCGGTTTGAAGAGATTTTCTAAGAGTATAAAACCTTGAAGAGTTGCCCCTTCAAGGTTTTTCTTATACAAATAAACGGACAAAACTGTAAAGTAGCAAAACACTACCAAGCACGATACGGTATTTACCAAAAAGGGTGAAGTCGTGTTTTTTCACATAGCTGGTCAAGAAGCGAATAGCCACCATGCTGACCGCAAAAGCTACTCCCATCGCGACCAAGAGCAAAAACAATTGCCCAAAGCTCAAGAGTTCTCCGGCTTTCACAAATTTGAAAATCTTTAAGGCACTAGCTCCAAACATAACGGGAATCCCAAGATAGAAGGTAAATTCTGTCACAACTGAACGACTGGTTCCATTTAACAAACCACCGACAATCGTTGCACCTGAACGGCTAGTCCCTGGTAAAAGAGCAAGAACTTGGAAGAGTCCGATATAGAAAGCGGTCGTATAAGGAAGCTTGTCCAACTCTGTTACACTTGGCTCGATAGCACGCGCTTTATTGCGCTTTTCCAAATAGATGAAGGCAACCCCGTAGATAATCAACATGAGAGCAACTGAAACCATGTTATGGAAGTGGGTATCAAACCAATCATCAAATTTAAAGACACCAAGTAAAGGCAAAGTGGCAATCAAGACCTTCAACCATAGTCTCCAAGTCTTACGAACTTCCTGTTTGTCCTTAGTCGGTTTAAAAGGATTGAGCTTGTTAAAATAAATCACCATAACTGCTAAAATAGCACCAAGCTGAATCACGACATTAAACATGGACATAAAGGCTTCATTTTGATTTTGGTATTGGATAAACTCCTCTGCTAAAATCAAGTGACCTGTACTGGAAATCGGCAACCATTCCGTAATTCCTTCAACAATCCCGAAGAAGATAGATTTTAAAATTTCAATAAGATACATATATTTCTCCTTATATTATATTTAACGCAGTTAGCTACTGCCAAAGCCCAAGTGGTATACTTGGAATAAGCCACTGTGGATTAGTTCATTTCCTCCAATCGCTTGACGATTTCCGAAAGGGTCTAACAACAGCTTTTTGTTTCAATTGGTAATGAGTTTGATAACGCATAGACGTTTTATCTCGTCTAAGGTAACAAGGCAAAAAGTTCGTGGATAACCAAGTAGACTTGAAATACTATATCTGGAGGTACTCCCATGCTTTATGTGGGCATTGATGTCGCTAAAAATAAACACGATGTTACAGCCTTGAATGTTCGAGGAAAACTGTTCTTAAACCACTCACTTTTTCAAATAATAAAGCTGGTTTTGAACTCTTAGATCTGTCTTTTCGACAGCTCAACCAAGACTGTCTCATCGCTCTTAAACTTCTTTCTGACCCCAATCGTGAACAATTTCAACACGATAATCGGCAAGTAGAACTAAAAATACTGGCTAGACATATTCATCGTCTCAAGAAAAAACAGTCTGATTGGAAAGTACAATACACTCGTTGTCTTGATATCATCTTTCCTGAGTTG encodes:
- the dinB gene encoding DNA polymerase IV; amino-acid sequence: MLIFPLLNDLSRKIIHIDMDAFFAAVEIKDNPKLRGKPVIIGSDPRQTGGRGVVSTCSYEARAFGVHSAMSSKEAYERCPQAVFISGNYEKYKAVGLQIRAIFKRYTDLIEPMSIDEAYLDVTENKLGIKSAVKIARLIQKDIWQELHLTASAGISYNKFLAKMASDYQKPHGLTVILPEQAENFLKQMDISKFHGVGKKTVERLHQMGVFTGADLLEVPEVTLIDRFGRLGYDLYRKARGIHNSPVKSNRIRKSIGKEKTYGKILRAEEDIKKELTLLSEKVALNLHQQEKAGKIVILKIRYEDFSTLTKRKSLAQKTQDASQISQIALQLYEELSEKERGVRLLGITLTGF
- a CDS encoding ROK family transcriptional regulator, with protein sequence MITKQSAFLQNRATILEFLYRNPATSRTDIVNETGLTPATTTNIIKELSEQSLIYETGDEFSEFSGSGRRRKTISITDNIPYVVGGIEINVLGIFLSLCDLQGKTLFETEILNEDYPISEINSTITNMIKTAIEYVPLETKLLGFGLSIPGHYNKDSGSIITNNPIWESFNLLNVIKRFNFPFIVKNNIDCMAIGQYLFNPHNTPDNFIFLHAGLGIYTSFFTKEKIGASKNPYIGEIGHTIVELNGQYCECGKKGCLQTYISDAWLIKHAQLLFKNSQLTVLKSLVKTEKDIHLDTLLTAYNLGDSALRQQIDKGVNLLATSIANLLLINPADKIYINSQLLNYQPFTHEVRDKIQDQLHFVPFTRNIEIEILPYNKHRGSIGACALAIVAFFIEHSNVLQDIISP
- the pflB gene encoding formate C-acetyltransferase, whose amino-acid sequence is MVVKTVVEAQDIFDKAWEGFKGVDWKEKASVSRFVQANYTPYDGDESFLAGPTERSLHIKKIVEETKAHYEETRFPMDTRPTSIADIPAGFIDKENEVIFGIQNDELFKLNFMPKGGIRMAETTLKENGYEPDPAVHEIFTKYVTTVNDGIFRAYTSNIRRARHAHTVTGLPDAYSRGRIIGVYARLALYGADYLMQEKVNDWNAIKEIDEETIRLREEVNLQYQALQQVVRLGDLYGVDVRKPAMNVKEAIQWVNIAFMAVCRVINGAATSLGRVPIVLDIFAERDLARGTFTESEIQEFVDDFVMKLRTVKFARTKAYDQLYSGDPTFITTSMAGMGNDGRHRVTKMDYRFLNTLDNIGNSPEPNLTVLWTDKLPYNFRRYCMHMSHKHSSIQYEGVTTMAKDGYGEMSCISCCVSPLDPENEEQRHNIQYFGARVNVLKALLTGLNGGYDDVHKDYKVFDIDPIRDEVLEFESVKANFEKSLDWLTDTYVDALNIIHYMTDRYNYEAVQMAFLPTKQRANMGFGICGFANTVDTLSAIKYATVKPIRDEDGYIYDYETIGDYPRWGEDDPRSNELAEWLIEAYTTRLRSHKLYKDAEATVSLLTITSNVAYSKQTGNSPVHKGVYLNEDGSVNLSKLEFFSPGANPSNKAKGGWLQNLNSLSSLDFSYAADGISLTTQVSPRALGKTRDEQVDNLVTILDGYFENGGQHVNLNVMDLNDVYEKIMSGEDVIVRISGYCVNTKYLTPEQKTELTQRVFHEVLSMDDALDALS
- a CDS encoding transposase — protein: MTKQVPKFTKDTAQLYTCKWLLYNKVTKMYDHTVVNHSVREYITDSISTNTIEEAG
- a CDS encoding PTS sugar transporter subunit IIC encodes the protein MNNILAFLETKVAPFGEKVGNQRHLKAIREGFMMAMPLILVGSLFLILISWPQEDFTNWLNSVGLLSILTTMNQSTVAIISLVACFGIAYRLSEGYGTDGPSAGIIALSSFVLMAPRFSSMVYDKNGEQVKQLFGGAIPFSSLNASSLFMAITIGLVTAEIYRMFIQRGITIKMPSGVPDVVSKSFSALLPGFTTFVLWALVLKGLEAAGVAGGLNGLLGAIVGTPLKLIAGTLPGMILCVIVNSFFWFCGVNGGQVLNAFVDPVWLQFTIENQEAVAAGQTLQHIITLPFKDLFVFIGGGGATIGLAICLFLFSKSRANKTLGKLAIIPSIFNINTAILFTFPTVLNPIMLIPFIATPTINALITYVSMAVGLVPYTTGVILPWTMPPIIGGFLATGASWRGALLQVVLILVSVAIYYPFFKIADKRNLEKEKATVGGK
- a CDS encoding undecaprenyl-diphosphate phosphatase yields the protein MYLIEILKSIFFGIVEGITEWLPISSTGHLILAEEFIQYQNQNEAFMSMFNVVIQLGAILAVMVIYFNKLNPFKPTKDKQEVRKTWRLWLKVLIATLPLLGVFKFDDWFDTHFHNMVSVALMLIIYGVAFIYLEKRNKARAIEPSVTELDKLPYTTAFYIGLFQVLALLPGTSRSGATIVGGLLNGTSRSVVTEFTFYLGIPVMFGASALKIFKFVKAGELLSFGQLFLLLVAMGVAFAVSMVAIRFLTSYVKKHDFTLFGKYRIVLGSVLLLYSFVRLFV